The following are encoded in a window of Streptomyces sp. Go-475 genomic DNA:
- a CDS encoding DUF742 domain-containing protein: protein MGGGDSAGRLVRPFALTGGRTRPSRADFTLIATVTAVDPPPDTAARPQPEHNRILRLCAEPVAVAELAARLDLPVSVVVILLCDLLEAGRITVRPPRPVSRTAPDLDLLQKVRDGLGRL, encoded by the coding sequence GTGGGCGGAGGCGATTCGGCGGGTCGGCTCGTACGGCCGTTCGCGCTGACCGGTGGCCGGACCCGGCCCAGCCGTGCGGACTTCACGCTCATCGCGACGGTGACCGCGGTCGATCCGCCGCCCGACACGGCGGCCCGGCCGCAGCCCGAGCACAACCGGATCCTCCGGCTGTGCGCCGAGCCGGTCGCGGTGGCGGAGCTGGCCGCCCGGCTCGACCTTCCGGTCAGCGTGGTCGTCATCCTGCTCTGCGACCTGCTGGAGGCGGGCCGGATCACCGTCCGCCCGCCGCGCCCCGTCTCCCGTACCGCTCCGGACCTGGACCTGCTGCAGAAAGTGAGGGACGGCCTTGGCCGGCTCTGA
- a CDS encoding roadblock/LC7 domain-containing protein: MTRPIPATHTQLDQLLTGLVERVADVNQAVVLSEDGLVVSKSTGFLRDDAERLAATASGLMSLSKGVSMDFRGGPVRQALIEMANSYLILTSAGPGAHLVVLTGPGADVGVVAYQMNMLVKKIGEHLSAAPRGVAGPAVDPGV; this comes from the coding sequence ATGACACGCCCCATCCCCGCCACGCACACCCAGCTCGACCAGCTGCTGACCGGACTCGTGGAGCGGGTCGCCGACGTGAACCAGGCCGTGGTGCTCTCCGAGGACGGCCTGGTGGTCAGCAAGTCCACCGGGTTCCTGCGCGACGACGCCGAGCGGCTCGCGGCGACCGCGTCCGGGCTGATGAGCCTCAGCAAGGGCGTCAGCATGGACTTCCGGGGCGGTCCGGTGCGCCAGGCGCTCATCGAGATGGCCAACAGCTACCTGATCCTGACCTCCGCCGGTCCGGGCGCCCATCTGGTCGTGCTGACCGGGCCGGGCGCGGACGTGGGCGTGGTCGCGTACCAGATGAACATGCTGGTGAAGAAGATCGGCGAGCACCTCAGCGCGGCACCGCGGGGTGTGGCCGGACCCGCCGTCGACCCCGGCGTGTGA